From Clavelina lepadiformis chromosome 9, kaClaLepa1.1, whole genome shotgun sequence, the proteins below share one genomic window:
- the LOC143470225 gene encoding chromobox protein homolog 1-like encodes MGKKSKDIDASPQDPESEDEYEVEKVVDKRIHKSKVQYLIKWKGFSDADNTWEPDENLDCPDLIAEFETNLGKKLKDTPKDDKKRKLPSSEKPDSVKKSRPVGSEDIRLRGFARGLKPEKIIGATDSGGQLTFLMKWENSDEADLVPSEEANKKCPQVVIKFYEERLTWHQNTPDDQN; translated from the exons ATGGGAAAGAAGTCAAAAGACATTGATGCATCTCCACAAGATCCTGAGAGTGAAGATGAATATGAAGTTGAAAAGGTTGTTGACAAAAGGATACACAAATCGAAAGTCCAATACCTCATCAAATGGAAGGGGTTTTCGGA TGCTGATAATACCTGGGAACCCGATGAAAATCTTGACTGCCCAGATCTTATTGCAGAGTTTGAAACAAATCTTGGCAAGAAATTAAAAGATACACCCAAAG aTGACAAGAAGAGGAAACTCCCTTCCAGCGAAAAACCTGATTCGGTGAAGAAGAGCAGGCCGGTTGGATCAGAAGATATTCGTCTTCGTGGCTTTGCAAGAGGCTTAAAACCAGAAAAAATCATCGGAGCAACTGACTCTGGCGGTCAGCTCACTTTCCTCATGAAGTG GGAGAATAGTGATGAAGCAGACCTCGTCCCATCAGAGGAAGCGAACAAGAAGTGTCCTCAGGTTGTCATCAAGTTTTACGAAGAACGTCTTACCTGGCACCAAAACACACCAGACGACCAAAACTAA
- the LOC143470224 gene encoding transforming protein RhoA — MASIRKKLVIVGDGACGKTCLLIVFSKDQFPEVYVPTVFENYVADIEVDSKQVELALWDTAGQEDYDRLRPLSYPDTDVILMCFSIDSPDSLENIPEKWTPEVRHFCPSVPIILVGNKKDLRGDHSTIRELSKMKQEPVKFEEGAQMAEKIGAYGYMECSARTKDGVREVFELATKAALQTKKRKKKGGCDVL; from the exons ATGGCTTCAATCCGAAAGAAGCTTGTCATCGTGGGAGATGGTGCTTGTGGTAAAACTTGTCTTCTTATTGTATTTAGTAAGGATCAGTTCCCCGAAGTTTACGTGCCAACCGTGTTTGAAAACTACGTAGCAGATATTGAAGTAGATTCGAAACAA GTTGAACTTGCCTTATGGGATACAGCGGGTCAAGAAGATTACGACAGATTGCGTCCACTCTCATATCCTGACACAGATGTCATTCTGATGTGTTTCTCAATCGACAGTCCAGATTCCTTAGAAAACATCCCTGAAAAATGGACTCCTGAG GTAAGGCATTTCTGTCCAAGTGTGCCGATCATCTTAGTCGGGAATAAGAAAGATTTACGTGGAGACCACAGCACAATCAGAGAACTTTccaaaatgaaacaagaacCAGTGAAATTTGAAGAAGGGGCGCAAATGGCTGAAAAGATTGGAGCCTATGG ttaCATGGAGTGCTCTGCTCGTACTAAAGACGGAGTGAGAGAGGTTTTCGAACTCGCGACAAAAGCTGCGCTTCAAACTAAGAAACGTAAGAAAAAGGGTGGATGCGACGTTCTATAG
- the LOC143470200 gene encoding uncharacterized protein LOC143470200 isoform X1, translating to MNENFNLRSLHFATKVYPALSRRGYLKLEMIFGKCMRSLHFYFLLVMSCAVCQEFAAAMKWKVSDNLGVNWRLPKRGRFKSGYFMKDVDTEVQIESDASLKQISCQVQCEINKEKRIGCGYTGLSEKKCLAKQCCWDENANTSSIRCYRENTAVCKECLNILPHERVYCQTLLKQSRLMSMKRGCTEAGCCWQKSRNKVQCYDKKKKRSTKLKCEDIIEEKRERCGGGDISEEECWKRGCCYDNRTLSAVKCFGEITSLATNQTLLLTTIRLSAENVTISTSLTEKISTTPLPNATHITSQAVTHDSSDFNTSSLLFLSADETTSPYFNEEDNVSTPNNRVTFSKALEYTATETLWSTRHNDFTSSHTTNSIGLTSDVMLSAADSQTTSAFVTNTEWTESITDKSNYVTAGTNTIHLQTTQVIPVTETTRVDIIDDTTSFFQVQDGIELQADPTKVSILQHPFLGSVHPTNFSSLINNMVGLNDANNSGSLSYPSTTDGSRSTPSSVGQSMILCILGKSKLCALSLLLQAMGKSLANESRFTNTAPRSPPEKIIETPMDNQLQQFCNLLSQFGVEASLLTKYCHVIDQLGTYSLPSVPSVSKLMSIMTSSTTKTDTIDSVELDGKPRSLLQFLNMKTSTRKEVSASCKRAEKFKESSAKFLWSCKPNRHIDNIDECQALGCCWTGPEESYMDSLLKKINVKSPLIKYFLDQRMGQNFLQDNEKDHYCIRPITNNLINILMVLSAMQDKVQHHTQYSTLVDDNGSPLNVGSFPSPNTLRNTHSCSFHDFPRQECGNTMSTKNECLDLNCCWEPQPNRPSCFLPVD from the exons ATgaacgaaaattttaatttacgaTCTCTGCATTTTGCCACAAAAGTTTACCCAGCACTTTCTCGTCGAGGTTATCTAAAATTAGAAATGATATTTGGGAAGTGTATGAGATCtctccatttttattttcttttggtTATGTCGTGCGCAGTTTGTCAAG AGTTTGCTGCAGCAATGAAATGGAAAGTTTCCGATAATCTTGGTGTTAATTGGCGTCTCCCAAAAAGAGGTCGCTTCAAGTCAGGTTATTTCATGAAAGATGTCGATACTGAGGTTCAGATAGAAAGTGACGCTTCACTGAAGCAAATTTCATGCCAAGTTCAATGCGAaatcaacaaagaaaaacgaatCGG CTGCGGATACACTGGTTTGAGTGAAAAGAAGTGCTTGGCCAAGCAATGCTGCTGGgatgaaaatgcaaacacaAGTTCTATCAGATGTTATAGAGAGAACA caGCAGTATGCAAAGAATGTTTAAATATTCTCCCGCATGAACGTGTATATTGCCAAACACTTCTCAAACAATCTCGTTTGATGTCCATGAAAAGGGGATGCACCGAAGCTGGTTGTTGTTGGCAAAAGAGCAGAAACAAAGTTCAGTGTTATGACAAAA AAAAAAAGAGATCTACAAAGCTCAAGTGTGAAGATATcattgaagagaaaagagaaAGGTGCGGAGGTGGAGATATCTCAGAGGAAGAATGCTGGAAAAGGGGATGTTGCTATGACAACCGCACTTTGTCTGCTGTGAAATGTTTTGGCGAAATAACATCTCTTGCAACAAACCAG ACTTTGCTGTTGACAACAATCAGATTAAGTGCAGAAAATGTGACTATTAGTACGTCTTTAACAGAAAAGATATCCACAACTCCGCTTCCAAATGCCACACACATCACTTCCCAAGCGGTCACCCACGATAGCTCAGATTTCAATACTTCGTCATTGCTTTTCCTTTCCGCTGATGAGACCACAAGCCCCTATTTTAATGAGGAAGATAATGTGTCCACACCCAACAATAGAGTGACATTTTCAAAAGCCCTTGAATACACAGCAACCGAAACTTTATGGTCTACTCGTCACAATGACTTTACCAGTTCTCACACTACCAACAGTATTGGCTTGACCAGTGATGTAATGCTCTCTGCTGCAGACAGCCAAACTACATCCGCTTTTGTCACTAACACTGAGTGGACTGAAAGTATCACTGATAAGTCCAACTACGTAACAGCAGGGACCAACACCATCCACCTGCAGACAACTCAAGTAATTCCTGTCACTGAGACGACTCGTGTCGATATTATCGATGACACCACAAGCTTTTTTCAAGTCCAGGATGGTATTGAACTGCAGGCTGATCCAACTAAAGTTTCCATTCT GCAACATCCATTCCTGGGCTCAGTCCATCCAACAAATTTTTCCAGTTTAATCAATAACATGGTTGGTTTAAATGACGCCAATAACAGCGGTAGTCTC AGCTACCCATCTACTACTGATGGCTCCAGAAGTACACCAAGCTCAGTGGGCCAGTCCATGATCCTTTGTATTTTGGGTAAATCTAAACTGTGCGCTCTTAGCTTGTTGCTACAAGCGATGGGGAAGTCACTGGCGAATGAGTCAAGATTCACGAACACCGCTCCAAGATCGCCACCAGAGAAAATCATTGAGACGCCAATGGACAATCAACTACAGCAGTTCTGTAATCTCTTGTCCCAGTTTGGCGTAGAGGCCTCCCTGCTGACGAAGTATTGTCATGTGATAGATCAG CTGGGAACTTATTCTCTACCATCAGTACCATCCGTGTCCAAACTGATGAGCATCATGACTTCATCTACAACCAAAACTGACACAATTG ATAGCGTAGAGCTTGATGGAAAACCACGAAGCCTTCTACAATTTTTGAATATGAAAACATCTACCAGAAAAG AAGTTAGTGCTTCGTGCAAACGAGCTGAAAAATTCAAGGAAAGCTCAGCCAAGTTTTTGTGGTCGTGCAAACCTAACCGTCACATAGACAACATAGATGAGTGCCAGGCATTAGGATGTTGTTGGACTGGGCCTGAGGAATCAT ACATGGACAGCCTGTTGAAGAAAATAAACGTCAAAAGTCccttgataaaatattttcttgacCAGAGGATGGGACAGAATTTTCTCCAAGATAATGAGAAGGACCATTACTGCATTCGACCAATCACAAATAATCTAATTAACATTC TTATGGTTTTGTCAGCAATGCAGGACAAAGTACAGCATCACACCCAATACTCTACGCTTGTTGATGACAATG GTTCTCCCTTGAATGTTGGAAGTTTTCCATCGCCAAATACTTTGAGGAACACTCACTCCTGCTCATTTCATGATTTTCCAAGACAGGAATGCGGGAACACAATGAGCACCAAAAATGAGTGTTTGGACTTAAACTGCTGCTGGGAACCTCAACCAAATCGACCAAGCTGTTTTCTACCAGTTGATTAG
- the LOC143470217 gene encoding lambda-crystallin-like: protein MAGQRKVGIIGSGLIGRSWAMLFAGAGFNVVMYDVDSAQLDGAKVSIKQQLNELERQGLLRGTLLAEEQFSLISTSENLSEAVKDAIHIQECVPENVDLKKQMFSKLNDLCTLDETVLCSSTSCILPSKIFTGLRRVSQCIVAHPCNPPYHCPLTEIIPHPETSEDAVQRTRELMAKIGQEPVMVKREIDGFALNRMQYAIINEAWRLVEDGIMTPEDVDKVFTTGLGMRYAFIGPFETIHLNAEGTENYMQRYASSIRRVSSSFGPIPTFDGKTLEHVEQRMASRIPSVPDELNKRRQWRDDRLVALAKLKKQMDS, encoded by the coding sequence ATGGCTGGTCAAAGGAAGGTTGGTATAATTGGCAGTGGGTTAATTGGCCGAAGCTGGGCAATGCTTTTTGCTGGTGCCGGCTTCAATGTTGTCATGTATGATGTGGACAGTGCGCAACTTGACGGTGCAAAAGTGTCTATAAAGCAGCAGTTGAATGAATTAGAACGTCAAGGTCTACTCCGTGGAACCTTACTGGCCGAAGAACAGTTTTCCCTCATAAGCACCTCTGAAAATTTATCCGAAGCTGTTAAagatgcaattcacattcagGAATGTGTGCCGGAAaatgttgatttgaagaagcaaatgttttcaaagttAAATGATCTTTGCACACTCGATGAAACAGTTCTGTGCAGCTCTACATCTTGCATTTTACCTTCAAAGATCTTTACCGGTCTACGCAGAGTCTCTCAATGCATCGTGGCTCATCCTTGCAATCCTCCTTACCATTGTCCTCTCACCGAGATCATTCCGCATCCAGAAACAAGTGAGGATGCTGTGCAGAGGACACGTGAGCTCATGGCCAAGATAGGCCAGGAGCCTGTCATGGTGAAGAGAGAAATCGATGGTTTTGCTTTGAACAGAATGCAGTACGCGATCATCAATGAAGCGTGGAGATTGGTTGAAGATGGCATTATGACACCAGAAGATGTCGATAAGGTTTTTACCACTGGCTTGGGAATGAGATACGCTTTTATCGGACCATTTGAGACAATTCATCTCAATGCTGAAGGCACGGAAAATTACATGCAGAGATATGCTTCATCCATTCGACGGGTGTCATCTAGTTTTGGACCAATCCCCACTTTTGATGGCAAAACCCTTGAGCATGTGGAACAGCGGATGGCCTCTAGAATCCCATCTGTTCCTGATGAATTAAACAAACGCCGGCAATGGAGAGATGATAGACTGGTGGCATTAGCcaaacttaaaaaacaaatggACAGTTAA
- the LOC143470200 gene encoding uncharacterized protein LOC143470200 isoform X2: protein MNENFNLRSLHFATKVYPALSRRGYLKLEMIFGKCMRSLHFYFLLVMSCAVCQEFAAAMKWKVSDNLGVNWRLPKRGRFKSGYFMKDVDTEVQIESDASLKQISCQVQCEINKEKRIGCGYTGLSEKKCLAKQCCWDENANTSSIRCYRENTVCKECLNILPHERVYCQTLLKQSRLMSMKRGCTEAGCCWQKSRNKVQCYDKKKKRSTKLKCEDIIEEKRERCGGGDISEEECWKRGCCYDNRTLSAVKCFGEITSLATNQTLLLTTIRLSAENVTISTSLTEKISTTPLPNATHITSQAVTHDSSDFNTSSLLFLSADETTSPYFNEEDNVSTPNNRVTFSKALEYTATETLWSTRHNDFTSSHTTNSIGLTSDVMLSAADSQTTSAFVTNTEWTESITDKSNYVTAGTNTIHLQTTQVIPVTETTRVDIIDDTTSFFQVQDGIELQADPTKVSILQHPFLGSVHPTNFSSLINNMVGLNDANNSGSLSYPSTTDGSRSTPSSVGQSMILCILGKSKLCALSLLLQAMGKSLANESRFTNTAPRSPPEKIIETPMDNQLQQFCNLLSQFGVEASLLTKYCHVIDQLGTYSLPSVPSVSKLMSIMTSSTTKTDTIDSVELDGKPRSLLQFLNMKTSTRKEVSASCKRAEKFKESSAKFLWSCKPNRHIDNIDECQALGCCWTGPEESYMDSLLKKINVKSPLIKYFLDQRMGQNFLQDNEKDHYCIRPITNNLINILMVLSAMQDKVQHHTQYSTLVDDNGSPLNVGSFPSPNTLRNTHSCSFHDFPRQECGNTMSTKNECLDLNCCWEPQPNRPSCFLPVD, encoded by the exons ATgaacgaaaattttaatttacgaTCTCTGCATTTTGCCACAAAAGTTTACCCAGCACTTTCTCGTCGAGGTTATCTAAAATTAGAAATGATATTTGGGAAGTGTATGAGATCtctccatttttattttcttttggtTATGTCGTGCGCAGTTTGTCAAG AGTTTGCTGCAGCAATGAAATGGAAAGTTTCCGATAATCTTGGTGTTAATTGGCGTCTCCCAAAAAGAGGTCGCTTCAAGTCAGGTTATTTCATGAAAGATGTCGATACTGAGGTTCAGATAGAAAGTGACGCTTCACTGAAGCAAATTTCATGCCAAGTTCAATGCGAaatcaacaaagaaaaacgaatCGG CTGCGGATACACTGGTTTGAGTGAAAAGAAGTGCTTGGCCAAGCAATGCTGCTGGgatgaaaatgcaaacacaAGTTCTATCAGATGTTATAGAGAGAACA CAGTATGCAAAGAATGTTTAAATATTCTCCCGCATGAACGTGTATATTGCCAAACACTTCTCAAACAATCTCGTTTGATGTCCATGAAAAGGGGATGCACCGAAGCTGGTTGTTGTTGGCAAAAGAGCAGAAACAAAGTTCAGTGTTATGACAAAA AAAAAAAGAGATCTACAAAGCTCAAGTGTGAAGATATcattgaagagaaaagagaaAGGTGCGGAGGTGGAGATATCTCAGAGGAAGAATGCTGGAAAAGGGGATGTTGCTATGACAACCGCACTTTGTCTGCTGTGAAATGTTTTGGCGAAATAACATCTCTTGCAACAAACCAG ACTTTGCTGTTGACAACAATCAGATTAAGTGCAGAAAATGTGACTATTAGTACGTCTTTAACAGAAAAGATATCCACAACTCCGCTTCCAAATGCCACACACATCACTTCCCAAGCGGTCACCCACGATAGCTCAGATTTCAATACTTCGTCATTGCTTTTCCTTTCCGCTGATGAGACCACAAGCCCCTATTTTAATGAGGAAGATAATGTGTCCACACCCAACAATAGAGTGACATTTTCAAAAGCCCTTGAATACACAGCAACCGAAACTTTATGGTCTACTCGTCACAATGACTTTACCAGTTCTCACACTACCAACAGTATTGGCTTGACCAGTGATGTAATGCTCTCTGCTGCAGACAGCCAAACTACATCCGCTTTTGTCACTAACACTGAGTGGACTGAAAGTATCACTGATAAGTCCAACTACGTAACAGCAGGGACCAACACCATCCACCTGCAGACAACTCAAGTAATTCCTGTCACTGAGACGACTCGTGTCGATATTATCGATGACACCACAAGCTTTTTTCAAGTCCAGGATGGTATTGAACTGCAGGCTGATCCAACTAAAGTTTCCATTCT GCAACATCCATTCCTGGGCTCAGTCCATCCAACAAATTTTTCCAGTTTAATCAATAACATGGTTGGTTTAAATGACGCCAATAACAGCGGTAGTCTC AGCTACCCATCTACTACTGATGGCTCCAGAAGTACACCAAGCTCAGTGGGCCAGTCCATGATCCTTTGTATTTTGGGTAAATCTAAACTGTGCGCTCTTAGCTTGTTGCTACAAGCGATGGGGAAGTCACTGGCGAATGAGTCAAGATTCACGAACACCGCTCCAAGATCGCCACCAGAGAAAATCATTGAGACGCCAATGGACAATCAACTACAGCAGTTCTGTAATCTCTTGTCCCAGTTTGGCGTAGAGGCCTCCCTGCTGACGAAGTATTGTCATGTGATAGATCAG CTGGGAACTTATTCTCTACCATCAGTACCATCCGTGTCCAAACTGATGAGCATCATGACTTCATCTACAACCAAAACTGACACAATTG ATAGCGTAGAGCTTGATGGAAAACCACGAAGCCTTCTACAATTTTTGAATATGAAAACATCTACCAGAAAAG AAGTTAGTGCTTCGTGCAAACGAGCTGAAAAATTCAAGGAAAGCTCAGCCAAGTTTTTGTGGTCGTGCAAACCTAACCGTCACATAGACAACATAGATGAGTGCCAGGCATTAGGATGTTGTTGGACTGGGCCTGAGGAATCAT ACATGGACAGCCTGTTGAAGAAAATAAACGTCAAAAGTCccttgataaaatattttcttgacCAGAGGATGGGACAGAATTTTCTCCAAGATAATGAGAAGGACCATTACTGCATTCGACCAATCACAAATAATCTAATTAACATTC TTATGGTTTTGTCAGCAATGCAGGACAAAGTACAGCATCACACCCAATACTCTACGCTTGTTGATGACAATG GTTCTCCCTTGAATGTTGGAAGTTTTCCATCGCCAAATACTTTGAGGAACACTCACTCCTGCTCATTTCATGATTTTCCAAGACAGGAATGCGGGAACACAATGAGCACCAAAAATGAGTGTTTGGACTTAAACTGCTGCTGGGAACCTCAACCAAATCGACCAAGCTGTTTTCTACCAGTTGATTAG
- the LOC143470218 gene encoding heterogeneous nuclear ribonucleoprotein A1-like yields MPFDNNEEEQGKKLFVGGLSFEATDASMEEYFSQYGKVVDCVAIKDPNGSKPRGFGFVTYESVAQADECMNARPHYLHNRQVDVKRAVSRTECMKPGAHVQVKKIFVGGVKRECTEDELREFFGTFGNIESVEIPVDRETKMPRGFAFVTFDDFDAVDKLVAEKRHYEFCGMSCEVKKALSKQEMEKAKTKVEAKNHFPSRRGSRGDSGYRAQRGYERRGFEKINAAPNHGGDYYNYDSEYQYDDYGASYYHDGYDYNPYSNQPSHYGPYRGPAPRPRGSYSGRYGGQGYASYGEREYDAYNDSGYGSYRPY; encoded by the exons ATGCCTTTC GACAACAACGAAGAAGAGCAAggcaaaaaactttttgttggcgGTCTTTCATTCGAAGCCACTGATGCATCGATGGAAGAATATTTCTCCCAATATGGCAAGGTTGTAGATTGTGTTGCCATTAAGGATCCTAATGGAAGTAAACCCAGAGGTTTTGGCTTTGTCACTTACGAATCAGTGGCCCAG GCGGACGAATGCATGAACGCTCGTCCTCATTATTTGCATAACCGACAAGTGGATGTGAAGCGCGCAGTCTCTCGTACA GAATGCATGAAACCAGGTGCTCATGTCCAAGTAAAGAAGATTTTTGTCGGAGGTGTGAAAAGAGAATGTACCGAAGATGAACTGCGAG AATTTTTCGgaacttttggaaatattGAATCCGTCGAGATTCCGGTTGATCGTGAAACCAAAATGCCAAGAGGATTTGCTTTTGTtacatttgatgattttgatGCAGTAGACAAGTTAGTAGCAG AAAAGCGTCATTACGAATTTTGTGGAATGAGCTGTGAAGTTAAGAAAGCACTTTCAAAACAAGAAATGGAAAAGGCAAAGACTAAAG tCGAAGCTAAAAATCATTTCCCAAGTCGGCGTGGAA GTAGAGGGGACAGTGGTTACAGAGCCCAGAGAGGTTATGAAAGAAgaggttttgaaaaaataaacgcCGCTCCAAATCATGGAGGAG ATTATTACAACTATGACAGTGAATACCAGTATGATGATTATGGTG CTTCTTATTACCATGATGGTTACGATTACAACCCATATTCGAACCAGCCCTCTCACTATGGGCCTTACAGAGGACCTGCACCTCGGCCTCGTGGTTCTTACTCAG GAAGGTATGGTGGGCAGGGGTATGCTTCTTATGGGGAAAGAGAATATGACGCTTATAACGACAGTGGCTATGGAAGTTACAGGCCATATTGA